Proteins from one Bacteroides mediterraneensis genomic window:
- a CDS encoding DUF4249 domain-containing protein: MRYRMWFILLGVFVCQSCTHDFSLKEMGAESKAVLFCMPFTGSDTTLIQVARSRVIHRQKTSTDGKPTLVFKLNGEEKAIKYTETATELLPGQSYYVLGRLKEDDRIEMEVSYPDLPLAKAQTVIPKAFPLEKLEVVLTDGNYGWSIQFRVSFTDRAGTEDYYGMRVIKKKKTVYASPEMRDTIQYMPVDLDLEKEPLLSEKTGFDDVFDISKEYYRYLYCWDDSKIEGKSYTLKVGTYYDSGYEDEEQKETITYKIYLYKLSKEMYVYLKALNRIQNNDLGKYGLAPIRSHYTNVENGIGLLGGCNVYESDWISSPKEKEG, encoded by the coding sequence ATGAGATACAGAATGTGGTTTATCCTCTTAGGAGTCTTTGTATGCCAGTCGTGTACGCACGATTTCAGTCTGAAAGAAATGGGTGCCGAGAGCAAGGCCGTGCTTTTCTGCATGCCTTTTACGGGGAGTGATACGACCTTGATACAGGTGGCCCGGAGCCGGGTGATTCACCGCCAGAAGACAAGTACAGACGGCAAGCCTACGCTGGTGTTCAAACTGAACGGAGAGGAGAAAGCGATAAAATACACGGAAACAGCTACCGAGTTGCTTCCGGGCCAGTCGTATTATGTGTTGGGCAGGCTGAAAGAAGATGATCGTATCGAGATGGAAGTCTCGTATCCCGATTTGCCGCTTGCCAAGGCACAAACGGTGATACCGAAGGCCTTTCCATTGGAGAAACTGGAGGTGGTGCTGACAGACGGAAATTATGGCTGGAGCATACAGTTTCGCGTCTCTTTCACCGATAGGGCCGGTACGGAAGATTATTATGGGATGAGAGTCATTAAGAAGAAAAAGACGGTGTATGCGAGCCCTGAAATGCGGGATACCATACAGTATATGCCTGTAGACCTTGATTTGGAAAAGGAACCGTTGCTTTCAGAAAAGACCGGATTTGATGATGTGTTCGATATCTCGAAAGAGTATTACCGCTATCTGTATTGTTGGGATGACAGCAAGATAGAGGGGAAGAGTTATACGCTGAAGGTGGGTACATATTACGATTCCGGTTATGAAGATGAAGAGCAAAAGGAAACCATCACCTATAAAATCTATTTGTACAAGCTGTCGAAAGAAATGTACGTTTACCTGAAGGCGCTCAATCGTATCCAAAACAATGATTTGGGAAAATATGGGTTGGCTCCTATCCGCAGCCATTATACCAATGTGGAAAACGGCATCGGACTTTTAGGAGGATGCAATGTGTACGAAAGTGATTGGATAAGTTCTCCGAAAGAAAAAGAAGGATGA
- a CDS encoding FecR family protein — MKDKEERKLQFVLRYYTYGKLDTQKALRKMMGEGQSHPSGRRWMYFSGIAAAIFLCIVGHHILWDGKKPHTVCITAEAGVTRHFLPDSTLLILSQGATVAYDADTYGKECRAVSLSGKVYFSVRRNVHSPFLATSNYAQVKVLGTEFEVDESRQDTATRVYVKSGKVVFKARYGKDGIILTKDMCGMLAHGDEMPVVSRPAFPNPSAWATGKFIYRNTPIEEVLKELSLYYGTPLYSSAHYRTITGEFKADSLEEIITLIEKTLDIKITKKSR, encoded by the coding sequence ATGAAAGATAAAGAAGAAAGAAAACTCCAGTTTGTCCTTCGGTATTACACATACGGGAAACTGGATACCCAGAAGGCCTTGCGAAAAATGATGGGCGAGGGACAATCCCATCCGTCTGGCAGGCGCTGGATGTATTTTTCGGGTATAGCCGCGGCGATATTCCTTTGTATTGTGGGGCATCATATCCTGTGGGATGGAAAGAAACCTCATACCGTGTGTATCACGGCAGAGGCAGGAGTGACCCGGCATTTTCTGCCGGACAGTACACTGCTCATTCTTTCCCAAGGGGCCACGGTGGCATACGATGCGGATACATACGGAAAAGAATGCCGGGCAGTGAGCCTGTCCGGGAAGGTGTATTTTTCCGTTCGAAGGAATGTACATTCTCCTTTCCTGGCCACGAGCAACTATGCCCAGGTGAAAGTACTGGGTACCGAGTTTGAAGTGGACGAATCCAGACAGGACACGGCTACCCGGGTGTATGTAAAATCCGGTAAGGTAGTGTTCAAGGCCCGATACGGCAAAGACGGGATTATCCTCACGAAAGACATGTGCGGCATGCTGGCCCATGGCGACGAAATGCCGGTGGTGAGCCGTCCGGCTTTTCCCAATCCGTCGGCATGGGCAACGGGTAAATTCATTTACCGGAACACTCCGATTGAGGAGGTCCTCAAAGAACTTTCCCTTTATTATGGCACGCCCTTGTACTCGTCGGCACATTACCGGACAATAACGGGCGAGTTCAAGGCGGATAGTCTGGAGGAAATCATCACGTTGATTGAAAAGACACTGGATATAAAAATCACAAAGAAAAGCAGATGA
- a CDS encoding RNase adapter RapZ yields MTQILETLYSQLTGHAPESIEALPGAGSNRSYYRLKDSPTLIGVCGTSREENEAFIYLSRHFQAQHLPVPAVHAVSDDGLCYLQDDLGTDSLFQLIAHGRETGEFDETERNLLKKAIRLLPRVQFEGAQGLDFGRCYPAVEFDHRSILWDLNYFKYCFLKATGIDFREDLLEDDFDALCQTLMGSMETQPVFMYRDFQSRNIMVKDGEPFLIDFQGGRKGPIYYDVASFLWQAKANYPDSLRRELLDEYLEALHPYKQIEKSEFLSRLRHVVLFRTLQVLGAYGFRGYFEKKAHFIESIPFAIENLRQLLQEGFPEYPYLCEVLQRMTELKQFAVVRNRRNLTVTVMSFSYRKGIPTDESGNGGGYVFDCRAVHNPGRYEQYKSLTGRDAPVIEFLEKDGEITEFLRHTDALVDAHVQRFLERGFSHLMICFGCTGGQHRSVYSAQHTAEHLHEKFKINVHLIHREQQIDQLLKAK; encoded by the coding sequence ATGACTCAAATACTTGAAACCCTATACAGCCAACTGACCGGGCATGCCCCTGAAAGCATAGAGGCACTGCCGGGAGCCGGCTCCAACCGAAGCTATTACCGTCTGAAGGACAGCCCGACCCTCATCGGGGTGTGCGGTACTTCGCGCGAAGAGAACGAAGCCTTCATCTACCTGTCGCGTCATTTTCAGGCACAGCATTTACCCGTGCCGGCAGTGCATGCCGTTTCCGACGACGGACTCTGCTACCTGCAAGATGATTTGGGAACGGATTCCCTGTTCCAGCTCATCGCCCACGGAAGAGAGACGGGAGAATTTGACGAAACAGAACGGAACCTGTTGAAAAAGGCCATCCGGCTGTTACCCCGTGTGCAGTTTGAAGGGGCACAAGGGCTGGATTTCGGGAGATGCTATCCGGCGGTAGAATTTGACCATAGAAGCATCCTGTGGGACTTGAACTACTTCAAATATTGTTTTCTGAAAGCGACGGGCATAGATTTCCGGGAAGATTTGCTGGAAGATGACTTCGATGCCCTCTGCCAGACCCTGATGGGAAGCATGGAAACCCAACCGGTATTCATGTACCGCGATTTCCAAAGCCGGAACATCATGGTAAAAGACGGAGAGCCTTTCCTGATAGACTTTCAGGGAGGACGGAAAGGGCCGATTTATTACGACGTGGCTTCTTTCCTCTGGCAGGCAAAAGCCAACTATCCGGACAGTCTGCGCCGGGAACTGCTTGACGAATACCTGGAGGCCCTTCACCCGTACAAGCAAATAGAAAAGTCGGAATTTCTGTCCCGTCTGCGCCATGTCGTACTGTTCCGCACGCTGCAGGTACTGGGTGCCTACGGATTCCGAGGGTATTTTGAGAAGAAGGCCCATTTCATTGAAAGCATTCCTTTCGCCATCGAGAACCTGCGCCAGCTGTTGCAGGAAGGTTTCCCGGAATATCCTTATCTCTGCGAAGTGTTGCAGCGCATGACGGAACTGAAACAGTTTGCCGTTGTCCGCAACCGCCGCAACCTGACGGTCACAGTGATGAGTTTCTCCTACCGAAAAGGGATTCCGACAGACGAAAGCGGAAACGGCGGAGGGTACGTGTTCGACTGCCGAGCCGTACACAACCCCGGACGCTACGAGCAGTACAAGTCGCTCACGGGACGGGATGCACCGGTCATCGAGTTTCTGGAAAAAGACGGAGAAATCACGGAGTTCCTGCGCCACACCGATGCCTTGGTGGATGCCCACGTACAGCGTTTTCTGGAACGGGGGTTCTCACACCTGATGATTTGCTTCGGCTGTACCGGAGGACAGCACCGTTCGGTTTATTCCGCACAGCACACGGCTGAACACCTGCATGAGAAATTCAAAATCAACGTACACCTGATTCATCGGGAACAACAAATAGACCAATTACTGAAAGCCAAATGA
- a CDS encoding nucleotidyltransferase family protein produces MKAMIFAAGLGTRLKPLTDHTPKALVPVAGHPMLEHVILKLKEAGFTELVINIHHFGEQILDFLKANQDFGLTIHISDERKMLLDTGGGIKKAATFFTGTEPFLVHNVDILSNADLKEVYEFHRKSQNLATLLVSPRKTSRYLLFDTDNRLKGWIHKDTLQTKPEGLVYEPGKYREYAFSGIHVISPELFHYMEGEQWNGKFPIMDFYLHTCQQLALGGCVKEDLQLIDIGKPDTLARAEEFLQH; encoded by the coding sequence ATGAAAGCCATGATATTTGCCGCCGGACTGGGTACCCGGCTCAAACCGCTGACCGACCATACTCCCAAAGCCTTGGTGCCGGTGGCCGGACACCCCATGCTGGAGCATGTGATTCTCAAACTGAAAGAAGCGGGATTTACCGAACTGGTCATCAACATCCATCATTTCGGGGAACAGATTCTCGATTTTCTGAAAGCCAATCAGGATTTCGGACTGACCATCCACATCAGTGACGAACGCAAAATGTTACTGGATACGGGAGGCGGTATCAAGAAAGCGGCGACTTTCTTCACGGGAACGGAACCCTTCTTGGTACACAATGTGGACATCCTGTCGAATGCCGACCTGAAAGAAGTCTACGAGTTCCACCGGAAAAGCCAGAATCTGGCCACCCTGCTGGTCAGCCCGCGCAAGACTTCACGTTACCTGCTGTTCGATACAGACAACCGCCTGAAGGGCTGGATTCACAAAGACACCCTGCAGACCAAACCGGAAGGATTGGTATATGAACCGGGAAAATACCGCGAATATGCGTTCAGCGGCATCCATGTGATTTCACCGGAGCTGTTTCATTATATGGAAGGAGAACAATGGAACGGCAAGTTTCCCATCATGGATTTTTACCTGCATACCTGCCAGCAGCTCGCGCTCGGCGGATGCGTGAAGGAAGATTTGCAGCTGATTGACATCGGCAAACCGGACACGCTGGCCCGGGCCGAAGAATTTCTACAGCATTGA
- a CDS encoding carboxypeptidase-like regulatory domain-containing protein, with the protein MKTSILPLFFLASLMNALSLYAQHRVTIEDLMEQVKQVYPVSFVYDASIKLDIPYAGKHLDMTGLESALSTLFEHTGIQWEVNGEYVILKKQSSYTLSGYVYQENGETVINATVWDITSHTGTLTNEHGFYSLTLSEGTHKIRFSHIGSGELLEEITLKGNKTKNIWLKSDYQIEEVVVTADLNSPLYTTQTGKVSLTAKDFVNGNNFMSSPDVVKKLQSLSGVASGTELISGLYVHGGNNDENLFLLDGTPLYQVNHAGGLFSAFNTDIIKNIDFYKSGFPARYGGRLSSVVDVRTNDGNMKEYRGSFTLGLLEGRIQFEGPIVKNRTSFNVALRRTWMDLLTAPALAIINSSRRNKQNLRYAFHDLNAKVTHIFSEKSRADISLYSGNDLFKFRHKEYLFDPEPTNVDKFTLQWGNFTASANWKYIFSHKIFANVTGVYTRNQSNFNYLSEERLGYIEGTKGAIVKEQRNRSTIHDFGYRMEFDFRPNVWNHIRFGSNYMRHLFVPQNYYSKYDDASQNTLTDQISSRYRSNEFTLYAEDDLSVGKSVKLNGGIHYTLFGISGTKYHSIEPRAAINLRLCDKASLKVSYTEMSQFMHQLSATYLNLPTDYWVPSTARITPMKSQQYAAGVYGKLPYGIRWSLEGFYKTMDNLIEYDGSSGMLNPAADRWENEVRTGKGKAYGMETDVSYSHGKTSVDASYTLSWSKRYFPDFYPAWYPDKFDNRHKFSVHISHKFNERIDAYASWNYRSGNRITLPSQQVDAPVLPGVERTNEEMLVYEMPNNVSLPAYHRLDVGINFRKTTKRGFERIWNVSLYNAYCRMNPLYATVQQNPDGTFVGKAHGVFPVIPSFSYTLKF; encoded by the coding sequence ATGAAAACAAGCATCCTACCCTTATTTTTTCTGGCCTCTTTGATGAATGCCTTATCCCTGTATGCACAGCATCGGGTCACAATTGAAGACCTGATGGAACAGGTGAAACAAGTCTATCCGGTCAGCTTTGTGTACGATGCTTCTATCAAACTCGACATTCCTTATGCCGGTAAGCATCTTGATATGACCGGTTTGGAAAGTGCCCTTTCCACCCTGTTCGAGCATACAGGCATCCAATGGGAGGTGAACGGCGAGTATGTGATACTTAAAAAACAGTCTTCCTATACGTTAAGCGGATACGTTTATCAGGAAAACGGAGAGACGGTAATCAATGCCACCGTGTGGGACATCACCTCCCATACAGGAACACTGACCAACGAGCACGGTTTTTACAGCCTGACCTTGAGTGAAGGAACCCACAAAATCCGATTCTCGCACATCGGCAGCGGAGAACTGCTGGAAGAGATTACGTTGAAGGGAAATAAAACAAAAAATATTTGGCTGAAATCGGATTACCAAATCGAGGAGGTGGTCGTGACCGCCGATTTGAATTCTCCTTTATACACCACCCAGACAGGGAAGGTGTCGCTTACGGCAAAGGATTTTGTGAACGGAAACAACTTTATGAGTTCGCCCGATGTCGTGAAGAAACTTCAAAGTCTCTCGGGAGTAGCCAGCGGGACGGAACTTATCTCCGGATTGTACGTGCATGGCGGCAACAACGATGAAAACCTGTTTCTGCTGGACGGTACTCCCTTGTATCAGGTGAACCATGCCGGAGGACTGTTTTCTGCATTCAATACAGACATTATCAAGAATATCGATTTCTATAAGAGTGGCTTCCCGGCCCGTTACGGCGGAAGGCTTTCTTCGGTGGTCGATGTACGTACCAATGACGGAAACATGAAGGAGTACCGGGGCAGTTTCACGCTGGGACTACTGGAAGGAAGAATACAGTTTGAAGGACCGATTGTGAAGAACCGTACTTCGTTCAATGTGGCCCTGCGCCGTACGTGGATGGACTTGCTCACGGCTCCGGCTCTCGCCATCATAAACTCCAGTCGTCGGAACAAGCAGAATCTGCGGTATGCGTTTCATGACCTCAATGCAAAGGTAACCCATATCTTTTCGGAAAAAAGCCGTGCGGATATCAGCCTTTATTCGGGAAATGACCTTTTCAAGTTCAGGCATAAAGAATACCTGTTTGACCCGGAGCCGACCAATGTAGACAAGTTCACTCTACAGTGGGGAAACTTCACTGCATCCGCCAACTGGAAATATATTTTCTCGCACAAGATATTTGCCAATGTTACAGGGGTTTATACCCGTAATCAGTCAAACTTCAATTACCTGAGTGAAGAGCGGTTGGGGTATATTGAAGGAACGAAGGGAGCCATTGTGAAAGAGCAGCGCAATCGTTCCACCATCCATGATTTCGGCTACCGGATGGAGTTTGACTTTCGTCCGAATGTTTGGAATCACATCCGTTTCGGCTCCAACTATATGCGCCATCTTTTTGTGCCCCAGAATTATTATTCCAAGTATGACGATGCTTCTCAAAATACGCTGACTGACCAAATCTCCAGCCGGTACAGGAGCAATGAATTCACGCTTTATGCAGAAGATGACCTGTCGGTAGGTAAAAGCGTGAAGCTGAATGGAGGGATACATTACACATTGTTTGGCATATCGGGTACGAAATATCATTCGATAGAGCCGCGTGCGGCAATTAACCTTAGACTGTGCGACAAGGCCAGTCTGAAGGTTTCGTACACGGAGATGAGCCAGTTCATGCACCAGCTTTCGGCCACTTACCTGAACCTGCCCACCGACTATTGGGTGCCTTCCACCGCGCGCATTACGCCGATGAAATCGCAGCAATATGCCGCAGGAGTCTACGGCAAACTGCCGTATGGCATCCGGTGGAGTCTGGAGGGATTCTATAAGACCATGGACAACTTGATAGAATATGACGGCAGCAGTGGCATGCTTAACCCGGCGGCAGACCGGTGGGAGAACGAGGTGAGAACCGGAAAAGGAAAAGCCTACGGGATGGAGACCGATGTCAGTTACAGCCATGGGAAGACCTCGGTCGATGCCTCCTACACCTTGTCGTGGAGCAAGCGGTATTTCCCGGATTTCTATCCTGCATGGTATCCCGACAAGTTCGACAACCGGCATAAATTCTCCGTGCATATCTCGCATAAGTTCAATGAACGGATCGATGCATACGCCTCGTGGAACTATCGGAGCGGGAACCGTATTACCCTTCCGTCGCAACAGGTGGATGCTCCTGTCCTACCGGGAGTGGAAAGAACAAATGAAGAGATGCTGGTGTACGAGATGCCCAACAATGTCTCCCTTCCGGCTTATCACAGATTAGATGTAGGAATAAATTTCCGCAAAACCACGAAAAGAGGTTTCGAGCGCATCTGGAATGTCAGTCTGTATAATGCGTATTGCCGGATGAACCCGCTCTATGCCACCGTACAGCAAAATCCGGACGGTACGTTTGTGGGAAAAGCCCACGGAGTGTTTCCTGTCATACCGTCCTTCAGTTACACACTTAAATTTTAA
- the uvrA gene encoding excinuclease ABC subunit UvrA: MSENDFITIKGARVNNLKNIDVRIPRNKLVVITGLSGSGKSSLAFDTLYAEGQRRYVESLSAYARQFLGRMSKPECDFIKGIPPAIAIEQKVTSRNPRSTVGTSTEIYEYLRLLFARVGKTYSPVSGQLVKKDSVEDIVNCMLSYPKGTRYTVLTPILPRDGRTVAEQLDMDMKQGFTRLEVDGEMVRIEDYTYHESDKVYLLVDRMSCDDSKDAISRLTDSAETAMYEGDGTCMLRFYMSDDTRLHVFSTKFEADGIKFEEPNDQMFSFNSPLGACPTCEGFGKIIGIDEHLVIPNRALSVYDGAVLCWRGEKMGEWLNEFLREAPAHDFPIFTPYYELTQEQKDYLWHGPREKVCIDSFFKMLEENQYKIQYRVMLARYRGKTTCPTCHGSRLKKEASYVRVGGKNISELVEMPITQLQEFFRTLTLDAHDTLVAQRLLSEIKNRLTFLSDVGLGYLTLNRLSNSLSGGESQRINLATSLGSSLVGSLYILDEPSIGLHSRDTTRLIKVLRQLQQLGNTVVVVEHDEEIIRAADYIIDIGPKAGRLGGQVVYQGDMKDLHKGSDSYTVKYLLGEETIDPPASHRPWNNYIEIKGARENNLKGIDVRFPLNVMTVVTGVSGSGKSTLVRDIFYKALKREYSESSERPGEFVSLGGDIHQVNDIEFVDQNPIGKSSRSNPVTYVKAYDEIRKLFADQPLAKQMGYSAGYFSFNTEGGRCEECKGEGTVTVEMQFMADLVLECESCHGKRFKNDTLEVKFEGKNIYDVLEMTVNQAIEFFTEHNQKKIVKKLRPLQDVGLGYIKLGQSSSTLSGGENQRVKLAYFLSIEKAQPTIFVFDEPTTGLHFHDIKKLLEAFDALISRGHTLVIIEHNMDVIKCADYVIDLGPEGGDKGGNLVVAGTPEEVAQCAASYTGQYLAEKLNPQS; the protein is encoded by the coding sequence ATGTCAGAAAATGATTTTATTACCATAAAGGGTGCCCGGGTGAATAACCTGAAAAACATCGACGTACGTATCCCCCGCAACAAGCTGGTAGTCATTACCGGACTGTCCGGTTCGGGAAAGTCGTCGCTGGCATTCGACACGCTGTATGCCGAAGGGCAAAGACGTTATGTGGAAAGCCTGTCTGCCTACGCCCGCCAGTTTCTCGGACGTATGAGCAAACCGGAATGTGACTTTATCAAGGGTATCCCGCCGGCCATCGCCATCGAACAGAAGGTGACGAGCCGCAACCCGCGTTCTACCGTAGGCACATCGACCGAGATTTATGAGTACCTGCGCCTGCTTTTCGCACGGGTGGGAAAAACCTATTCGCCCGTGAGCGGACAACTGGTGAAGAAGGACAGCGTGGAAGACATCGTGAACTGCATGCTGTCGTATCCGAAGGGTACACGCTACACGGTGCTGACCCCCATCCTTCCCCGCGACGGAAGAACCGTGGCGGAACAGCTGGACATGGACATGAAGCAGGGATTCACCCGACTGGAAGTGGACGGCGAAATGGTACGCATTGAGGACTATACTTACCACGAGAGCGACAAGGTGTATCTGCTGGTAGACCGTATGAGCTGCGACGACAGCAAGGATGCCATCAGCCGACTGACGGATTCTGCCGAAACGGCCATGTACGAAGGCGACGGCACGTGCATGCTCCGTTTTTACATGTCGGACGACACCCGCCTGCATGTGTTCAGCACAAAATTTGAGGCTGACGGCATCAAGTTTGAAGAACCGAACGACCAGATGTTCTCGTTCAACTCGCCGCTGGGAGCTTGTCCTACGTGCGAAGGCTTCGGCAAGATTATCGGTATCGATGAACATCTGGTAATCCCCAACCGGGCACTGAGTGTGTACGACGGGGCCGTGCTCTGCTGGCGGGGCGAGAAAATGGGAGAATGGCTGAACGAGTTCCTGCGGGAAGCGCCGGCCCACGATTTCCCCATCTTCACACCGTACTATGAACTGACGCAGGAACAGAAGGATTACCTCTGGCACGGACCGAGAGAGAAGGTCTGCATCGACTCTTTCTTCAAGATGCTGGAGGAAAACCAATACAAGATACAGTATCGCGTGATGCTGGCCCGCTACCGGGGAAAAACGACCTGCCCCACTTGTCATGGCAGCCGACTGAAAAAGGAAGCCAGCTACGTGCGGGTAGGCGGAAAGAACATCTCGGAACTGGTGGAAATGCCGATTACCCAGTTGCAGGAGTTTTTCCGTACCTTGACCTTGGATGCCCACGACACTCTCGTGGCACAACGGTTGTTGAGTGAAATCAAGAACCGCCTGACCTTCCTGTCGGATGTGGGACTGGGCTACCTGACTCTGAACCGGTTGAGCAACTCGCTCTCCGGAGGGGAAAGCCAGCGAATCAACCTGGCTACCTCGCTGGGAAGCAGTCTGGTGGGCTCATTATACATCCTCGACGAACCGAGCATCGGATTGCACAGCCGCGACACCACCCGCCTCATCAAGGTGCTGCGCCAGTTGCAACAGCTGGGCAACACGGTGGTAGTAGTGGAGCATGACGAAGAAATTATCCGTGCAGCCGATTACATCATCGACATCGGTCCGAAAGCCGGACGACTGGGCGGACAGGTGGTATATCAGGGCGACATGAAAGACTTGCACAAAGGCAGCGACAGCTATACCGTGAAATACCTGCTGGGAGAAGAAACCATCGACCCACCTGCCAGCCACCGCCCGTGGAACAACTACATCGAAATCAAGGGGGCCCGCGAGAACAACCTGAAAGGCATCGACGTACGCTTCCCGCTCAACGTGATGACGGTGGTGACGGGTGTCAGCGGTTCCGGAAAGAGTACGCTGGTGCGCGACATTTTCTACAAAGCCCTGAAGCGGGAATACAGTGAGTCGAGCGAACGTCCGGGCGAATTTGTCTCACTGGGCGGCGACATCCATCAGGTGAACGACATTGAATTTGTAGACCAGAATCCGATTGGGAAATCTTCCCGAAGCAATCCGGTGACCTACGTCAAGGCGTACGATGAAATCCGGAAACTGTTTGCCGACCAGCCGCTGGCCAAGCAAATGGGATACAGCGCAGGCTATTTCTCGTTCAACACGGAAGGCGGTCGCTGCGAAGAATGCAAGGGAGAAGGTACGGTGACGGTAGAAATGCAGTTCATGGCCGACTTGGTGCTGGAGTGCGAATCCTGCCACGGCAAACGCTTCAAGAACGACACACTGGAAGTGAAGTTCGAAGGAAAAAACATCTACGACGTACTGGAAATGACGGTCAACCAGGCCATCGAGTTCTTCACGGAACACAACCAGAAGAAGATTGTCAAGAAACTGCGTCCGTTGCAGGATGTGGGGCTGGGCTACATCAAGCTGGGACAGTCCTCTTCTACCCTTTCCGGAGGAGAAAACCAACGCGTGAAACTGGCCTACTTCCTCAGCATCGAAAAAGCACAGCCTACCATCTTCGTGTTCGACGAACCGACCACAGGTCTGCACTTCCACGACATCAAGAAACTGCTGGAGGCCTTCGACGCCCTCATCAGCCGGGGACATACCCTGGTCATCATCGAGCACAACATGGATGTCATCAAGTGCGCCGACTATGTCATCGACCTCGGACCGGAAGGGGGAGACAAGGGAGGCAACCTGGTAGTGGCCGGTACGCCGGAAGAGGTGGCCCAATGTGCGGCTTCCTATACGGGGCAATACCTGGCCGAGAAACTCAATCCGCAATCTTAA
- a CDS encoding RNA polymerase sigma-70 factor, whose amino-acid sequence MDINTKIFREHFLQYYRPLCLFALHYLKDIDDAEDTVQDCFMELWRRKDRGVDTNGLKSYLYAMVRNRCIDILKKDSLIDSNVQSSDLEEILSDEECEEWAYDEARIWTAIDSLPEKCREVFLLAKKEGLKYEEIAVRMGISVHTVKNQMSKAIKTVKAGVQKVYLFFFG is encoded by the coding sequence ATGGACATCAATACAAAAATATTCAGAGAGCATTTCCTTCAATATTACCGTCCGCTTTGTCTGTTCGCACTTCATTACCTGAAAGATATTGATGATGCGGAAGATACGGTACAGGACTGTTTCATGGAACTGTGGAGGCGGAAGGACAGGGGAGTGGATACAAATGGCCTTAAATCGTACCTGTATGCCATGGTGAGGAACCGATGCATAGACATTTTGAAGAAAGATTCATTGATTGACAGCAACGTGCAGTCCTCCGACCTTGAAGAAATCCTTTCGGACGAAGAATGTGAAGAATGGGCTTACGATGAGGCCCGTATATGGACGGCCATAGACTCTTTGCCGGAAAAGTGCAGGGAAGTGTTTCTGCTGGCCAAGAAGGAGGGGTTGAAATACGAGGAAATAGCCGTCAGAATGGGTATCTCTGTCCATACGGTGAAGAACCAGATGAGCAAGGCAATTAAAACCGTAAAAGCAGGAGTGCAAAAGGTATATCTGTTCTTTTTCGGATAA